AAGTCCGCCTCCTCGGCGATCCGGTCTGCCACGAGGGCGGCCCGCGGCACCTCGATCATCGTGCCGACCAGGTACGGGACCCGCACCCCCGCCTCCGCCATCACCTGCTCGGCGACGCGCACCGTCATGTCCCGGGTCAGCGCCATCTCCCCCAGCGTACCGGTGAGCGGGATCATGACCTCCGGATGCACGGTCACCCCCGCCCTGGCCTGGGCGCAGGCGGCCTCGAAGATCGCGCGCACCTGCATCTCGTAGATCTCGGGGAACGTGATGCCCAGGCGGCAGCCGCGGTGACCCAGCATCGGGTTGAACTCCTGGAGCGACCGGACCCTGGCGATGAGGTCCTCGAGCTCCTTGATCCGGGCCGGGTTCCTTCCGACGGCCTCGAGCCGGGTGTACTCCTCGAGGAGCTCGTCGTACTGCGGCAGGAACTCGTGGAGCGGCGGATCCAGGAGACGGATCGTCACGGGAAGGCCGTCCATCACCTTGAAGATCCCGGCGAAATCCTCACGCTGCATCGGGAGGAGCTTCGCCAGCGCGTTTCGCCGCGTCTCCGGGTCCGTGGCCATGATCATCTCTCGCACGATCGGGACCCGCTCGGGCTTGAAGAACATGTGCTCGGTGCGCGTGAGGCCGATCCCCTCGGCGCCGAACTCGCGCGCCTTGCGGGCGTCCTCGGGGGTATCGGCATTCGCGCGGACCCCGGTCGTGCGAGCCTCGTCGGCCCAGGCCAGGAGCTCGCTGAACTCGCCGGCGAGCTTTGGCTCGACCAGCGGGACCGCCCCGAGGATCACCTCCCCCGTGGAACCGTTGAGCGAGATCACCTCTCCCTCGCGGACGAGGTGGCGCCCGGCCTGGAACGCCCGCTTCTCCTCGTCGACGAGCACTTCGCCCGCCCCGACGACGCAGCACTTCCCCATCCCGCGCGCGACCACCGCGGCATGGGAGGTCAATCCGCCACGGGAGGTGAGGATACCGCGGGCCGCGTGCATTCCCGCCACGTCCTCCGGGGAGGTCTCGGGACGCACGAGGATGACCGCCTCGCCGCGGTTGGCCCACTCCACGGCCCGCTCCGCGTCGAAGACCACCTTGCCGACCGCGGCCCCCGGCGCGGCGGGCAGACCGCGCGCGATCGGGGCCACCTTTGCCCGCGGGTCCACCGTCGGGTGGAGGAGCTGGCTCAGCGAGTGAGGATCCACGCGGAGGAGCGCGGTCTCCTTGTCGATCAGCCCCTCCCTCACCATCTCGACCGCGGTGCGCACGGCCGCGGCGGCGGTCCGCTTGCCCGAGCGGGTCTGGAGCAGATAGAGCGTTCCCTCCTGGACGGTGAACTCCAGGTCCTGCATGTCGCGGTAGTGGCGCTCGATCCGGTCCTTGATCGTCACCAGCTCTGCGTAGACCTTCGGCATCCGCGCCTCGAGGGCCGAGATCGGCTCGGGCGTCCGGATCCCGGCGACGACATCCTCGCCCTGAGCGTTCACCAGGAACTCCCCGAAAAACCGGCGCTCGCCGGTGGAGGGGTCGCGCGTGAACGCCACGCCGGTGCCGGAGGTGTCGCCGAGATTGCCGAACACCATCGCCATCACGGTGACCGCCGTGCCCCAGTCGCTGGGGATCCCGTGGATCCGCCGGTAGTC
Above is a window of Candidatus Rokuibacteriota bacterium DNA encoding:
- a CDS encoding pyruvate, phosphate dikinase; translated protein: MKYVYFFGGGKAEGSTHLRNLLGGKGCDLAEMTNLGIPVPPGFTITTEAWSAYTNGGKRYPPGLWEEILEHLSRLESLTGLRFGDAERPLLVSVRSGARVSMPGMMETILTLGLNDRTVGGQARRTRNDRFAWDCYRRFLTMFGDVVLGIERHAFERLLDETKARLGRKSDPEVPAAELQQLADAYQVLVREKTGRLFPQDPEEQLRQAISAVFDSWFSKKASDYRRIHGIPSDWGTAVTVMAMVFGNLGDTSGTGVAFTRDPSTGERRFFGEFLVNAQGEDVVAGIRTPEPISALEARMPKVYAELVTIKDRIERHYRDMQDLEFTVQEGTLYLLQTRSGKRTAAAAVRTAVEMVREGLIDKETALLRVDPHSLSQLLHPTVDPRAKVAPIARGLPAAPGAAVGKVVFDAERAVEWANRGEAVILVRPETSPEDVAGMHAARGILTSRGGLTSHAAVVARGMGKCCVVGAGEVLVDEEKRAFQAGRHLVREGEVISLNGSTGEVILGAVPLVEPKLAGEFSELLAWADEARTTGVRANADTPEDARKAREFGAEGIGLTRTEHMFFKPERVPIVREMIMATDPETRRNALAKLLPMQREDFAGIFKVMDGLPVTIRLLDPPLHEFLPQYDELLEEYTRLEAVGRNPARIKELEDLIARVRSLQEFNPMLGHRGCRLGITFPEIYEMQVRAIFEAACAQARAGVTVHPEVMIPLTGTLGEMALTRDMTVRVAEQVMAEAGVRVPYLVGTMIEVPRAALVADRIAEEADFFSFGTNDLTQMTFGYSRDDIAKFLPLYLDKGLLPADPFSILDQEGVGELIRIGIERGRRTRPDLKVGICGEHGGEPSSVEFCHRVRMNYVSCSPFMIPIARLAAAQARLKESADA